The nucleotide window AATGAAAACTCAATCAAATTCAAATTTTCTTCCAAAAGACAGCGAATTAAAACTGTTTTTTACCAATCAAAATACGGTTATCTTCAGAAAAATGTTGACTGGTTTATTAATCTCAACATTACTTGTAATTTCTGTAATCGGTAGTCTTTTCTACCTCTTATACATCATTAAACACCAAAAACAATTAGCTGAAATAAAGAACGATTTAATCAGCAATATAACCCATGAATTTAAAACCCCAATTGCCACCATCAGTGCAGCAATTGAGGGTATCAAAAATTTTAACTCAGAAAATGACCCGGAAAAAACTGATCGATATTTGGATATGTCCAATCAACAATTGGGAAAACTCAATGTTATGGTTGAAAAATTATTGGAAACCGCCACATTAGATAGCGATAAACTTACCCTAGAACTTGAACCGGTTAATCTCAACATATTGTTGGAATCTTTAATCCGGCAGCATCAATTGGGTCAAGTAGAAAAGCAATTCAGCGCACAAATACCTTCAGAACAAATCGTTATAAATGCTGATCCATTTCATATTGAAAATGCAATTGGAAATATTATTGATAATGCAGTAAAATATGGAGGGAACAAAATAGAGATTCACCTATCAAAAAATGAACGCAATACAGTTATTGAAATCTCAGATTCTGGAACAAGCCTAACACCACAGCAGATGAACGCAATTTTTGAGAAGTTTTACAGAGTCGGAGAAGGCAATGTGCATAATGTAAAAGGATTTGGAATTGGGCTTTATTACACAAAAAAAATAATTGAAAAGCATCATGGAACTATAGATGCAACTAAAGGCAATGGAAAAACAATATTCAGAATAAACCTACCTCATGGCTGAGATGACGACCATTTTATTGGCAGAAGATGAACTTGCTTTAGGACAAATAATAAAAGAAAGCCTAGAGACGCGAGGTTTTAAGGTGGTTTATTGTGATAATGGTGAAAAGGCATTAGAACTCTTTAAAAGCCAAACCATAGATATATTAGTCTTGGATGTTATGATGCCGAAAAAAGACGGGTTCACCCTTGCCAAAGAAATAAGGTTGGAAGATGATAGCATTCCAATAATCTTTTTAACGGCAAAATCACAAACAAAAGATGTGGTGGAAGGTTTTAGCATAGGCGGCAACGATTATTTAAAAAAACCTTTTAGCATGGAGGAACTTATTGTAAGGATTAAAAACCTCCTGACAAGAAAAACCATTCAGCAAAATACCGAGGAAATTAATGTTGGCACCTACACCTTTAATTTTCCAAAGCAAATCTTAATCCAAGACAGTAAGGAACAATTACTCACACATAGGGAGGCGCATTTATTATTCCATTTGGTTAAGCAAAAAAATCAGGTTTTAGATCGCACATATATTTTAAACAAACTTTGGGGGAATGATGATTATTTCTCAGCAAGAAGTATGGATGTTTATATAACTAAACTCCGAAAAAAATTGATTGACGACCCAAATATTACAATATTAAATGTAAGGGGTTACGGTTACAAATTAATTTGCTGAACTCAGCCTCATTTCCGTACTTTATCCAACAAAGTATGAGAAGGTTTTTCTTTTTTATTGGTCTTTTTTATGGGTTCACATTGCTGGCGCAGCCTGAATTAGAGCATATAAACTCAATTCAAGTTTCAAATTACACACCAGTAGGTTTTTTAAATTCAGGAGATGAGTATGTCATAAATGGTTCAACTTTCACATTATTTTCAAATAAAGGTGAATTGCAATTTAGTAACATTGGTCTAGGTAATATTTCATCAGCAGACATTTTCAACCCGCTTAAGATTTTATTATTCTATTCCAATTTTAATACAGTTCTGTTATTAGATAATCGACTAACCGAAATTCAAAAAATCGACTTTAATACAATTTCTCCCTATCGCACAATTACACATGTTTCTTCAGCGGCCAAAAATAGTTTTTGGTATTTCAACCAAGAAAACCAAAGAGCTGAGCTATTTGACTATAGATCCAATACCGTGATTGCACAAACCTTACCAATTCAAGCCGAGGTGGTATCCATGGATAGCGATTACAATTATTGTTATCTATTGACAAAAGATTTTATCCTTTGCTATAACTATCAAGGAAGTTTGCTCAAAAAAATACCAAATAAAGACTATAACCAAATTGTAGCTCATAATGAGGAAATCTATCTGTCCAACGGGAAAGACATCGATATGGTTAAGGAAAATGAACCAATCAACTTGTCTTTAAAAATCAAGGATTTGTTAATAAAACGGTTTTACCTAACCGATGAAACCTTGTATATTTACGACGGTGAAAAACTTCACCAGTTCCAAATAAAATCTGAATAAAATGCATGTTGCCGTTGCGGGAAATATAGGTGCCGGTAAAACGACACTTACAAAATTATTGGCCAAACATTATAATTGGGAGGCTCAGTTAGAAGATGTTGTAGACAATCCTTATTTGGATGATTTTTACAACCAAATGGAACGATGGAGTTTTAACCTTCAGGTATATTTCCTTAACAGTCGTTTTAGGCAGATATTACAAATCCATAAAAGTGGCAGGGATATAATTCAGGATAGGACAATTTATGAGGATGCCTATATTTTTGCTCCAAAC belongs to Aegicerativicinus sediminis and includes:
- a CDS encoding sensor histidine kinase, coding for MKEKKFQYILYLITAVIVVVLAIQAYWNLQNYKNFKRQILNDVQISLDNAVASYYNNLAKNSTFGLTFKDNDARKIFSENGSFDSLINGIDASKTKTLFIDSISKANIDGIKIFKDVESDTFFNNIKHDVLSAKKGLQSSSNAHILLGDTLKEREFKILTSKIVISITNDSLSLTELDTLLTNELKRKELKVNYVLNFKNAKGTEIHFPDKEFSREAMKTQSNSNFLPKDSELKLFFTNQNTVIFRKMLTGLLISTLLVISVIGSLFYLLYIIKHQKQLAEIKNDLISNITHEFKTPIATISAAIEGIKNFNSENDPEKTDRYLDMSNQQLGKLNVMVEKLLETATLDSDKLTLELEPVNLNILLESLIRQHQLGQVEKQFSAQIPSEQIVINADPFHIENAIGNIIDNAVKYGGNKIEIHLSKNERNTVIEISDSGTSLTPQQMNAIFEKFYRVGEGNVHNVKGFGIGLYYTKKIIEKHHGTIDATKGNGKTIFRINLPHG
- a CDS encoding response regulator transcription factor, giving the protein MAEMTTILLAEDELALGQIIKESLETRGFKVVYCDNGEKALELFKSQTIDILVLDVMMPKKDGFTLAKEIRLEDDSIPIIFLTAKSQTKDVVEGFSIGGNDYLKKPFSMEELIVRIKNLLTRKTIQQNTEEINVGTYTFNFPKQILIQDSKEQLLTHREAHLLFHLVKQKNQVLDRTYILNKLWGNDDYFSARSMDVYITKLRKKLIDDPNITILNVRGYGYKLIC